A genomic stretch from Deltaproteobacteria bacterium includes:
- a CDS encoding CapA family protein has protein sequence MFCIFFLPSLSSARDFVVVSVGDTYLGTRLVPYLDEYGPAYPFENVAGILNGADAVIMNLESPLTNHSKTYIEKEFHIKAPPYAIESVKSASVDVATLANNHMMDFGEPGLRDTLAALDAAGIARAGAGLDSKEARRPAIFEKDGVRVAVLSYSRTYPLEFYATAKRAGTASGVEANIESDIKKARRDGADIVVVTFHWGAERVRMPKPYQIELAHLSIDSGADLVIGHHPHVTQPIEKYKGGVIFYSLGNFVFGMTPNRALGGAIAKVVFTNDGGGPMRIKDIEAIPLNVDNREVFFKPVILKGAAAAAAIAEMEAQIVPYRGAPEKAIQPVNAALPGADAAVPVVVKD, from the coding sequence GTGTTTTGCATATTCTTTTTGCCGTCGTTATCTTCTGCGCGCGACTTTGTTGTCGTATCGGTAGGGGATACATACCTTGGCACCCGCCTTGTGCCGTACCTTGACGAATACGGGCCGGCGTATCCTTTTGAGAACGTGGCCGGCATACTAAACGGCGCCGATGCCGTTATCATGAACCTCGAGAGCCCGCTTACCAACCATTCCAAGACGTATATAGAAAAAGAGTTTCACATAAAGGCCCCGCCGTATGCAATTGAGTCGGTAAAGAGCGCCTCGGTAGACGTTGCTACCCTTGCCAACAATCATATGATGGATTTTGGAGAGCCTGGGCTTAGAGACACGCTTGCCGCCCTTGATGCCGCAGGCATCGCGCGTGCGGGGGCCGGGCTTGATTCAAAAGAAGCCAGGCGGCCGGCGATATTCGAGAAGGACGGCGTAAGGGTCGCAGTTCTTTCGTATTCGCGCACATATCCGCTCGAGTTCTACGCAACCGCCAAACGCGCAGGCACTGCCTCTGGGGTAGAGGCCAATATCGAGAGCGACATAAAGAAGGCGAGGAGAGACGGCGCCGACATAGTGGTTGTGACATTTCACTGGGGCGCAGAGCGCGTGAGGATGCCAAAGCCCTACCAGATAGAGCTTGCGCATCTTTCGATAGATAGCGGCGCAGACCTTGTCATAGGGCATCACCCGCACGTTACGCAGCCAATCGAGAAGTACAAGGGCGGTGTCATATTCTATAGCCTCGGTAATTTTGTGTTCGGCATGACGCCAAATAGGGCCCTTGGCGGCGCTATTGCCAAGGTGGTATTTACAAACGACGGCGGAGGCCCCATGCGCATAAAGGATATCGAGGCCATACCGTTGAATGTCGATAACCGCGAGGTGTTTTTTAAACCGGTTATTTTAAAGGGCGCGGCCGCTGCTGCCGCCATTGCCGAGATGGAGGCTCAGATAGTGCCGTATAGAGGCGCGCCGGAAAAGGCCATACAGCCTGTTAACGCCGCGTTGCCGGGCGCAGATGCTGCTGTGCCGGTCGTGGTGAAGGATTAA
- a CDS encoding class I SAM-dependent methyltransferase yields the protein MCHAACMEFGKRELTPDIIKGKRVVEVGSYDVNGSLRRIAAPLLPAEYIGVDIEKGPGVDVVCRVEDIVARFGAESFDVVISTEMIEHVRDWRGALSNLKQLCKKGGFLLVTTRSYGFPYHAFPHDFWRFEPEDMRAIFSDFEVLGIESDTEQPGVFVMLRKPADYKAADMSKVNLYCMVSGKRAADVSESDFGSLHYRLLSFRSRFKWVDRKLNKLSRLFGAGKGA from the coding sequence ATGTGTCACGCCGCGTGCATGGAGTTCGGAAAACGGGAGCTTACGCCGGATATAATAAAGGGTAAGAGGGTTGTTGAGGTCGGCTCTTACGACGTGAACGGCTCGTTAAGGCGCATAGCCGCGCCGCTTCTCCCTGCCGAGTATATAGGCGTTGACATAGAAAAGGGTCCTGGTGTGGACGTTGTCTGCCGCGTCGAGGATATCGTAGCGAGGTTTGGCGCGGAAAGTTTCGACGTAGTAATATCGACCGAGATGATAGAGCACGTAAGGGACTGGCGCGGCGCGCTCTCTAATTTAAAGCAGCTCTGTAAGAAGGGCGGCTTTCTACTCGTTACCACGCGCTCATATGGATTTCCGTACCACGCCTTTCCGCACGACTTCTGGCGCTTTGAGCCAGAAGACATGCGCGCCATATTCTCGGACTTCGAGGTGCTTGGTATAGAGAGCGACACCGAACAGCCCGGCGTCTTCGTAATGCTTAGAAAGCCTGCGGATTATAAGGCGGCCGATATGTCTAAGGTGAACCTTTACTGCATGGTATCGGGTAAAAGGGCTGCCGATGTTTCCGAGAGCGATTTTGGAAGCCTGCACTACAGGCTTCTTTCGTTTAGAAGCAGGTTTAAGTGGGTGGACAGGAAATTAAATAAGCTTTCGAGACTTTTTGGAGCAGGAAAAGGAGCGTAG
- a CDS encoding Xaa-Pro peptidase family protein: MALKRIKALREKGLTGGKDTLDALLVSSLTNVRYLSGFTGSNAVALISKNTALLITDSRYTLQARQEAKGFAIRIASNYIEDLALLLKKSKIRRLGFEPLTVSYEVYRRMKKAFKGTSLVPVKRPVEGLRAVKDKEELAAIRAAIKVAEKGYAHVEGTGAVGRAERDVSLGIERVVKDLGADAMSFETIVASGKRSAMPHGTATGKKIARHEFVIVDMGVSLGGYKSDETRTYVTGKPTGRQREIYSIVKDAHDKAIDVVREGSLASEVDRAARAYIEKKGFGSYFGHGTGHGVGLDIHEDPSVGPKSKTVLKQGMVITVEPGIYIPGFGGVRIEDMVLVGKHGPEVLTEGKKELKTLR, translated from the coding sequence GTGGCCCTGAAGAGGATAAAGGCGCTAAGGGAGAAAGGCTTAACGGGCGGCAAGGATACGCTCGATGCGCTGCTCGTAAGTTCGCTTACGAATGTAAGGTATCTTAGCGGTTTTACAGGCTCAAATGCCGTTGCGCTTATCTCCAAAAATACGGCGCTGCTTATAACGGACTCTCGCTACACGCTGCAGGCAAGGCAGGAGGCAAAGGGTTTTGCGATACGCATAGCCTCCAATTATATAGAAGATCTCGCGCTGCTTCTAAAGAAGTCGAAGATAAGGCGCCTTGGCTTCGAGCCGCTTACGGTGAGCTACGAAGTATACCGGCGCATGAAGAAGGCGTTCAAGGGCACGAGCCTCGTGCCGGTGAAAAGGCCGGTTGAGGGGTTAAGGGCGGTTAAAGACAAAGAAGAACTCGCTGCCATACGTGCTGCGATAAAGGTTGCTGAGAAGGGCTACGCCCATGTCGAAGGGACGGGTGCGGTAGGCAGGGCAGAGCGCGATGTCTCGCTCGGCATAGAGAGGGTTGTCAAAGACCTGGGCGCCGATGCAATGAGCTTTGAAACCATCGTTGCCTCCGGTAAAAGAAGCGCGATGCCGCACGGCACGGCAACGGGTAAGAAGATAGCAAGGCACGAGTTCGTGATAGTGGACATGGGAGTGAGCCTTGGCGGTTATAAGTCCGATGAGACAAGGACGTATGTGACCGGCAAGCCCACCGGACGCCAGCGCGAGATATACTCAATAGTTAAGGACGCGCATGATAAGGCGATAGACGTTGTCAGGGAAGGTTCTCTTGCAAGCGAGGTTGACAGGGCTGCAAGGGCGTATATAGAGAAAAAGGGTTTTGGAAGTTATTTTGGCCACGGCACCGGGCACGGAGTAGGGCTCGATATCCACGAAGACCCGTCAGTTGGGCCAAAAAGCAAGACGGTACTTAAGCAGGGCATGGTCATAACGGTTGAGCCCGGTATCTACATCCCGGGGTTTGGCGGCGTAAGGATAGAAGACATGGTGCTTGTCGGAAAACACGGCCCAGAGGTCCTTACCGAAGGGAAAAAAGAATTAAAGACATTGCGATAG
- a CDS encoding lipoate--protein ligase family protein: MGLVKSRAILYYFNMLAHSSVWRLILDAPAGGAYNMAVDEALLEAAAVDRNFTPTLRVYGFERPVLTIGYAQDAAIFEGKGIEVARRPTGGRAVLHGAWEAEVTYAVVCNDAHRLHSLGIQGAYRVICEALVSALKSLGVEAEGVREKKKAKEGLGESCFHAASFFEISVAGRKLVGSAQRRIKGAFLQHGSIIMSVDTLLFDAVFGPGSSAEVGSVLEFSRASRADVAAALVKGFEKELGAGFCAGSLLDKEKMIVERVLSGAAAVCCRNTDVVGFGA, encoded by the coding sequence TTGGGGCTTGTAAAAAGCCGGGCAATCCTGTATTATTTTAATATGCTGGCGCATTCTTCCGTATGGAGATTGATACTTGACGCTCCGGCCGGCGGGGCGTATAATATGGCGGTCGACGAAGCGCTGCTCGAGGCGGCGGCCGTAGACCGGAATTTTACGCCGACACTGCGTGTTTACGGTTTTGAGCGGCCTGTTTTGACGATAGGCTACGCCCAGGATGCGGCGATATTCGAAGGCAAGGGCATAGAGGTGGCAAGACGCCCGACCGGAGGGCGTGCCGTGCTTCACGGCGCATGGGAGGCAGAGGTCACCTACGCGGTTGTTTGTAATGACGCGCACCGGCTGCACTCTCTTGGCATACAGGGCGCGTACAGGGTGATTTGTGAAGCGCTTGTCTCTGCGCTAAAGTCTCTGGGAGTCGAGGCCGAAGGGGTTCGAGAGAAGAAAAAGGCAAAAGAAGGGCTTGGCGAGTCGTGTTTCCATGCCGCTTCTTTTTTCGAGATATCGGTTGCCGGCAGAAAGCTTGTTGGCAGCGCGCAGAGAAGAATTAAGGGCGCGTTTTTGCAGCACGGCTCTATAATCATGTCCGTAGACACCCTGCTTTTCGATGCTGTTTTCGGCCCCGGTTCTTCTGCTGAGGTGGGTTCTGTCTTGGAATTTTCGCGCGCATCTCGCGCAGATGTCGCGGCCGCGCTGGTAAAAGGTTTTGAAAAAGAGCTCGGCGCAGGTTTCTGTGCCGGTTCTTTGCTGGATAAAGAGAAGATGATTGTCGAACGTGTGTTGTCTGGCGCCGCGGCTGTTTGCTGCCGGAATACCGATGTCGTTGGATTTGGAGCCTGA
- a CDS encoding tetratricopeptide repeat protein, producing MKKDKLLDKAQKLLQKGYFDKAVVEFAAALAEDPSDVSVRLKLGDIYAKLNKKAEAIKEYTEVAKVHTAKGFYLKAIAVFKQILKLEDTSLEIHNKLAELYTKQRLIADAITEYSYIVGAYEKKGRTAEAFELLKKMAGIAPDNMGVRLKLADTHLKQGFDKEAMAEYKIVVGKLLEEGKDDRAERIYVDIYKSKRKEPMVLDGLISIFRKKGDQEKVLRFSQELFEVAREKGDTETATRAAQDILKINPGHRDAKAYTSKPDMLGGAPGGPRPGVPGELPPLLDLPDFGLGDMGAPKPAAAPPPVVSRPAAPPPPKMAAPAPAVEEKPLLDINMDALAAPAPAPEPEEEMVEMEVEEPTAIEMETEEELEVVSEDEMEVAEVEEAEAIEVEEEGSAIEVEMEEEAPVASAEESLDDGLVDLQKELGIDDMLSDMDVPWDSGSGGASEEYKAGMGEQLGKEDTETHYNLGIAYMEMELYNDAIREFKIAAKDKTKALDSFSRLGMCLVASGSIDEAVGYYNKALEVEGLHEEDKKGIMFELGLAYAAGDRKNEAVEMLRSVEAMDPNYRNVSEKIRELIEGKSNIPNEEDDLVEVEIV from the coding sequence ATGAAGAAGGATAAACTTTTAGATAAGGCGCAAAAGCTGCTTCAAAAGGGCTACTTTGACAAGGCAGTGGTCGAGTTTGCGGCAGCGCTTGCCGAGGACCCCTCCGATGTTTCCGTGCGCCTTAAGCTTGGCGACATATACGCGAAACTAAACAAAAAGGCCGAGGCCATAAAGGAATATACCGAGGTCGCCAAGGTACACACTGCCAAGGGCTTTTACCTGAAGGCAATCGCGGTTTTTAAGCAGATACTAAAGCTCGAGGACACGAGCCTCGAGATTCATAACAAGCTTGCCGAACTCTACACCAAACAGCGTCTTATCGCCGACGCGATAACCGAATACAGCTATATAGTCGGGGCCTATGAAAAGAAGGGCAGGACTGCCGAGGCATTCGAGCTTCTAAAAAAGATGGCCGGCATCGCCCCGGACAATATGGGCGTGAGGTTAAAGCTTGCGGATACGCACCTTAAGCAGGGTTTCGACAAAGAAGCCATGGCCGAGTACAAGATAGTCGTCGGCAAGCTCCTTGAAGAGGGAAAAGACGACAGGGCCGAGCGTATCTATGTGGATATTTACAAGTCCAAGCGCAAGGAGCCCATGGTGCTTGACGGGCTTATCTCCATATTCAGGAAAAAGGGCGACCAGGAGAAGGTCTTGAGGTTTTCTCAGGAGCTTTTCGAGGTTGCCAGGGAAAAGGGCGATACCGAGACTGCTACGCGAGCAGCTCAGGACATACTTAAGATTAATCCGGGTCACAGGGATGCGAAGGCTTATACATCCAAGCCGGATATGCTTGGCGGCGCCCCCGGAGGGCCAAGGCCCGGTGTTCCGGGCGAATTGCCGCCGCTTCTGGACTTGCCCGATTTCGGGCTCGGCGACATGGGTGCGCCAAAGCCTGCAGCCGCGCCGCCGCCGGTAGTTTCAAGGCCCGCAGCTCCGCCGCCACCGAAGATGGCCGCGCCTGCCCCGGCTGTAGAGGAAAAGCCGCTGCTCGACATAAATATGGACGCGCTCGCCGCTCCTGCGCCTGCTCCGGAGCCGGAAGAAGAGATGGTCGAGATGGAGGTCGAAGAGCCGACAGCCATTGAAATGGAGACAGAGGAAGAACTCGAGGTCGTGTCCGAGGACGAGATGGAGGTTGCCGAGGTCGAGGAGGCTGAGGCCATCGAAGTGGAGGAAGAGGGCTCGGCAATTGAAGTCGAGATGGAAGAGGAAGCTCCTGTTGCGTCAGCCGAAGAAAGTCTTGATGACGGGCTCGTTGATCTTCAAAAGGAGCTTGGCATAGACGATATGTTAAGCGATATGGATGTGCCGTGGGATTCCGGCTCAGGCGGAGCCTCCGAGGAGTATAAGGCCGGCATGGGCGAGCAGCTTGGCAAGGAAGACACAGAGACGCACTATAACCTCGGAATCGCGTACATGGAGATGGAGCTTTATAACGACGCCATCCGCGAATTTAAGATCGCGGCAAAGGACAAGACCAAGGCGCTAGATTCCTTTTCCAGGCTCGGCATGTGCCTTGTTGCTTCGGGCTCAATAGACGAGGCGGTAGGGTATTATAACAAGGCCCTTGAGGTCGAAGGCCTTCACGAAGAGGATAAAAAGGGCATCATGTTCGAGCTCGGGCTTGCGTATGCCGCGGGCGACAGGAAGAACGAGGCCGTCGAGATGTTACGAAGCGTCGAGGCCATGGACCCGAATTACAGGAATGTCTCCGAGAAGATAAGGGAACTTATCGAGGGTAAAAGTAATATTCCAAACGAGGAAGACGATCTCGTGGAGGTTGAGATAGTTTGA
- a CDS encoding peptidylprolyl isomerase: MLRVISAALFFAVMVYVMQGSGFAGETNKKTENKTVDYTKVKAVIETKFGNIEMAFFPEKAPGHVKNFVDLAEKGFYDGTLFHRVIPGFMIQGGDPNTKGTNSMTYGSGGPGYTIKAEFNDISHTRGILSMARANDPNSAGSQFFIVVSDSKFLDKNYTVFGKVIKGMEVADKIVSASRDGRDLPHERIEMKVKIVPNDGKFE, translated from the coding sequence ATGCTTAGAGTTATATCTGCGGCGCTGTTTTTTGCGGTAATGGTTTACGTTATGCAGGGTAGCGGCTTTGCCGGAGAAACAAATAAAAAGACGGAGAATAAGACAGTGGATTATACCAAGGTAAAAGCAGTAATCGAGACCAAGTTCGGTAATATAGAAATGGCGTTTTTCCCTGAAAAGGCCCCGGGGCATGTGAAGAACTTCGTTGACCTCGCGGAGAAGGGGTTTTATGACGGCACGCTCTTTCACAGGGTTATCCCGGGTTTCATGATACAGGGCGGAGACCCGAACACCAAGGGGACCAACTCCATGACCTATGGCAGCGGCGGCCCGGGTTACACCATAAAGGCCGAGTTCAACGATATCTCGCACACGCGCGGCATATTGTCCATGGCAAGGGCCAATGATCCCAATAGCGCAGGGTCGCAGTTTTTCATAGTGGTTAGCGATTCGAAGTTCCTGGATAAGAACTATACCGTATTCGGCAAGGTTATAAAGGGCATGGAAGTTGCCGACAAGATAGTGTCCGCATCAAGGGACGGGCGCGACCTTCCGCACGAGAGAATAGAAATGAAAGTAAAGATAGTGCCAAACGACGGAAAGTTCGAGTAG
- a CDS encoding HD domain-containing protein: protein MPERLGAAIRKNAILREAAKTASTARFGRVYLVGGSVRDIVMERGGSDADLAVERNVKGFMEEMRRRVGGALFLMDSDTDTYRIVNKRGFTVDASRFKGRNIREDLKKRDFTVNAVCFDVSGKEIEILDPFKGLRDISAGTLAPVSLRIFDDDPLRLLRAYRFTVTHGFGQGASLKALIKKKAVLVGNASGERKRDELVKMFSEPGASAAIREMFSTGVMEALAPELAAWGKLRGYDIIGHSLSVMDKADEFISSDKFARAGTKLGKFFTSEFTPGISGASVFRLAAFLHDAGKPLTMKRESGRLRFIGHDRVGEKLVKGLLKRLCFPSKVVRAVAALTREHHRTFVYADIKKPSNRVKAHFIKAAEVKGIQDAPLMLLGLALCDARATRGSESSGLKRAVAGFFKFNASVRTKSVKPLFSGKDVMRLFAIEEGPLVGAVLREVERAVMAGDVTGKRDAAAYVRKWLGERGSSRG, encoded by the coding sequence GTGCCGGAACGCCTTGGCGCCGCTATCAGGAAAAACGCTATTTTGAGGGAGGCCGCTAAGACCGCTTCAACGGCCCGCTTTGGCCGCGTGTATCTTGTCGGAGGCTCGGTTAGAGATATAGTGATGGAGAGGGGCGGCTCGGACGCCGATCTTGCCGTTGAGCGTAACGTCAAGGGTTTTATGGAGGAGATGAGGAGGCGTGTTGGAGGGGCTTTGTTTCTCATGGACTCAGACACCGATACCTACAGAATCGTGAATAAGAGAGGCTTTACCGTAGACGCCTCGCGCTTTAAGGGCAGGAACATACGCGAGGATTTGAAAAAAAGGGATTTTACGGTCAATGCGGTTTGCTTCGACGTATCAGGTAAAGAGATAGAGATACTAGACCCGTTTAAAGGGCTAAGGGATATCTCGGCAGGCACGTTAGCCCCGGTTTCCTTGCGCATATTCGACGATGATCCGTTGCGGCTGCTTCGCGCATACAGGTTTACCGTTACGCACGGGTTTGGGCAGGGCGCTTCGTTAAAGGCCCTGATAAAAAAGAAGGCTGTGCTTGTAGGCAATGCCTCTGGCGAGAGAAAAAGGGACGAGCTTGTAAAGATGTTTTCCGAGCCAGGTGCATCCGCTGCCATTAGAGAGATGTTTTCAACGGGCGTTATGGAAGCGCTCGCGCCGGAACTTGCGGCGTGGGGAAAACTTCGCGGCTACGACATCATAGGTCATTCGCTAAGTGTCATGGATAAGGCAGATGAGTTTATCTCGTCCGATAAATTTGCCAGGGCAGGCACGAAGCTTGGCAAGTTCTTTACCTCCGAGTTTACGCCGGGTATAAGCGGCGCATCTGTATTCAGGCTCGCCGCTTTTTTGCACGACGCAGGGAAACCCCTTACGATGAAGCGCGAGAGCGGCAGGCTTCGTTTTATTGGGCACGATCGCGTTGGAGAGAAGCTCGTCAAGGGGCTTTTAAAGAGGCTCTGCTTTCCTTCGAAGGTCGTGCGAGCTGTTGCGGCGCTTACCAGGGAGCATCACAGGACGTTCGTGTACGCGGACATAAAAAAGCCGTCTAACCGCGTAAAGGCGCATTTCATAAAGGCGGCTGAGGTAAAAGGAATACAGGACGCGCCGCTTATGCTCCTTGGCCTCGCGCTATGCGATGCGAGGGCGACAAGGGGCTCGGAGAGCTCAGGGCTAAAGCGCGCTGTTGCCGGGTTCTTTAAGTTCAATGCCTCTGTAAGGACAAAAAGTGTAAAGCCGCTCTTTAGCGGCAAAGATGTCATGCGGCTTTTCGCTATAGAGGAGGGGCCGCTTGTCGGCGCGGTGCTTCGCGAGGTCGAGCGCGCCGTGATGGCCGGCGATGTGACTGGCAAAAGGGATGCGGCAGCGTATGTGAGAAAATGGCTTGGAGAGCGCGGTAGTTCTCGGGGTTGA
- the accC gene encoding acetyl-CoA carboxylase biotin carboxylase subunit translates to MFSKILIANRGEIAIRIIRACKELGIKTVAVYSEADKDSMHVKLADGAICIGPAKSKDSYLNVSSLISAVEVVDAEAVHPGYGFLAENSAFAEVCEKCRVKFIGPTSSVIRLMGNKVEAKKEAERSKVPVLGWSGVGVAEEAEAVKIADKIGYPVIIKASSGGGGRGMKLVHSQAALGSAFHMAKREALAAFGDGEVFIEKYCEKPRHIEVQLLADEHGNIVHLGERECSIQRRHQKIIEEAPSPFVDERLRDKIGESAVKLAKSIGYTNAGTVEFLMDKDKNFYFMEMNTRVQVEHPVTEFVTGVDIVKHQIMVAAGHRLEFKQKHVRLKGHSIECRINAEDPVTFMPSPGKITELYIPGGPGVRVDTAIYAGYVVPQHYDSMLAKLIVHAPTRIDAIKRMTRALEEFHVGGIKTNIPLLLTVMRDHDFIDGNTHIDFLSKYA, encoded by the coding sequence ATGTTTAGCAAGATCCTCATAGCCAACAGGGGCGAGATAGCGATAAGGATAATCCGGGCCTGCAAGGAACTCGGCATAAAGACCGTTGCCGTGTACTCCGAGGCCGATAAGGACTCGATGCATGTAAAGCTTGCAGACGGCGCTATCTGCATAGGCCCTGCCAAGAGTAAGGACAGCTATCTTAACGTATCGAGCCTTATAAGCGCTGTTGAGGTGGTTGATGCCGAGGCAGTGCATCCGGGCTACGGTTTTCTCGCCGAGAATAGCGCCTTTGCCGAGGTCTGCGAGAAGTGCAGGGTCAAGTTCATAGGCCCTACGTCATCGGTTATAAGGCTTATGGGAAATAAGGTAGAGGCAAAGAAGGAGGCCGAGAGGTCCAAGGTCCCGGTGCTCGGATGGAGCGGCGTTGGCGTTGCCGAGGAGGCCGAGGCCGTGAAGATAGCCGATAAAATAGGCTACCCGGTCATAATAAAGGCCTCAAGCGGAGGCGGAGGGCGCGGCATGAAGCTCGTTCATTCGCAGGCAGCCCTTGGGAGCGCATTCCATATGGCCAAGCGCGAGGCCCTGGCGGCATTTGGCGACGGCGAGGTGTTTATAGAAAAGTACTGCGAAAAGCCGCGTCACATAGAGGTACAACTCCTTGCCGACGAGCACGGAAATATCGTGCACCTTGGCGAGAGGGAATGCTCCATACAGAGGCGCCACCAGAAGATTATAGAAGAGGCCCCGAGCCCGTTCGTCGACGAAAGGCTAAGGGACAAGATAGGCGAGTCGGCTGTGAAGCTTGCCAAGTCTATCGGGTACACGAACGCAGGAACGGTAGAGTTCCTTATGGATAAGGACAAGAACTTCTACTTCATGGAGATGAACACGAGGGTGCAGGTCGAGCACCCGGTAACGGAGTTCGTCACCGGCGTCGACATAGTAAAGCACCAGATAATGGTGGCAGCAGGACACAGGCTCGAGTTCAAGCAAAAGCACGTAAGGCTCAAGGGCCACAGCATCGAGTGCCGCATAAACGCCGAGGACCCTGTCACATTCATGCCAAGCCCTGGAAAAATTACCGAGCTCTACATCCCCGGAGGCCCGGGCGTGAGGGTGGATACGGCCATATACGCAGGGTACGTCGTGCCGCAGCACTATGACTCGATGCTTGCAAAGCTCATCGTGCATGCCCCGACCAGGATAGACGCCATAAAGAGAATGACCAGGGCGCTCGAGGAATTCCATGTGGGCGGCATAAAGACCAACATACCTCTTCTTTTGACCGTTATGAGGGACCACGACTTCATAGACGGCAATACGCACATCGATTTTCTTTCCAAGTACGCCTAA
- the accB gene encoding acetyl-CoA carboxylase biotin carboxyl carrier protein: MDINDIKALYKFLKNTDIVELELEDSRGKVKLKRGVPGTVAAVPAVVAAPIAAAPKAETLVSTPKAEEKSNALFVTSPMVGTFYRAPSPDANPFADVGSVIKKGQVVCIVEAMKIMNDVESEVSGKITAILVENGQPVEYGEPLFKVEPA, translated from the coding sequence ATGGATATAAACGACATAAAGGCCCTGTATAAATTCCTAAAAAACACCGATATAGTCGAGCTCGAGCTGGAGGATTCCAGAGGCAAGGTGAAGCTTAAGCGCGGGGTTCCAGGAACCGTGGCAGCCGTGCCTGCGGTTGTTGCCGCTCCTATAGCGGCAGCCCCGAAGGCCGAGACTTTGGTCTCTACGCCAAAGGCCGAGGAAAAATCGAACGCGCTGTTTGTCACCTCTCCGATGGTCGGCACCTTCTACAGGGCGCCTTCTCCGGATGCCAACCCCTTTGCGGATGTCGGCAGCGTGATAAAGAAGGGGCAGGTTGTTTGCATAGTAGAGGCCATGAAGATAATGAACGACGTCGAGAGCGAGGTATCGGGCAAGATAACGGCCATACTTGTCGAGAACGGCCAGCCCGTTGAGTACGGCGAGCCTCTTTTTAAGGTCGAGCCGGCCTAA
- a CDS encoding ribosome maturation factor RimP yields MFKPRVVEEKVMNLAEPVALELGLEVVDVEFVCEHGWILRVYIDSPKGITVDDCGRLSRELSALLDVEDCISGRYSLEVSSPGLDRPLKRPKDFVAAVGKKVKVKTKIALEGRKNFKAAIESASDDGVTLKDSEGRLWKLEYSNIEKARLEIEL; encoded by the coding sequence ATGTTTAAGCCACGGGTTGTTGAGGAAAAGGTAATGAATCTGGCCGAGCCGGTAGCCCTGGAACTCGGGCTCGAGGTCGTTGACGTGGAGTTCGTTTGCGAGCACGGCTGGATACTCAGGGTCTATATCGATTCCCCAAAGGGCATCACCGTCGACGACTGCGGGCGCTTAAGCAGAGAGCTTAGCGCGCTTTTGGATGTCGAGGATTGCATATCCGGGCGTTATTCTCTCGAGGTCTCTTCGCCGGGGCTCGACAGGCCGCTTAAAAGGCCCAAGGATTTTGTTGCTGCCGTTGGCAAGAAGGTAAAGGTTAAAACAAAGATAGCGCTCGAGGGCAGGAAGAACTTCAAGGCCGCCATAGAGTCGGCCTCAGACGACGGCGTAACGCTTAAGGATTCGGAAGGAAGGCTCTGGAAGCTGGAATATTCTAATATAGAGAAGGCGAGGCTTGAAATCGAACTGTAA